A stretch of Blattabacterium cuenoti DNA encodes these proteins:
- a CDS encoding argininosuccinate synthase domain-containing protein, translating into MNIKVRVSYEEDTKYAFLICKKIEESAKIRGTGIAKKDPEYIKSKMIHGNSVIAFCNEKLAGFSYLDIFQNKEFVVNSGLIVFPEFRKQGLAKIIKIKIFELSKKKFPHSKIFSITTSNPVIKINTELGFKPVSFNELTQSEDFWKGCQSCANFDILTRNHRKMCLCTGLLYNPNTDTKIYNNKKNYLYPGDKIILAYSGGLDTSYCLRYLIQEGYDVHTVIINTGGFHQEELKKIEKRALSIGSKSHRTIDAIEEYYQNCIKYLIFGNILKNNTYPLSVSSGRIFQAIKIAQYATFIQAKAIAHGSTGAGNDQIRFDIAFQILCPEKITLSPIRDRKISRKEEIEYLKNQGISICWDQAIYSINKGIWGTSIGGKETLTSYHDFPEEFYPSKLIKSKSEKLELEFEKGELVGVNQEKENAIKNIIKIEKIASEFAIGRGIHIGDTILGIKGRVAFEASAAIIIIKAHHLLEKHILTKWQLYWKEQLSNWYGMLLHEAQYLDPVMRDIEKFLKSTQKRLTGTVNIILYPYRFHLVGIKSKFDLMASSSNNISDKYGEMNYAWTAEDVKGFTKILSNQMKMYHNLNKKEK; encoded by the coding sequence ATGAACATAAAAGTTAGAGTATCTTATGAAGAGGATACAAAATATGCTTTCTTAATTTGTAAAAAAATTGAAGAATCAGCAAAAATTAGAGGAACTGGTATAGCAAAAAAAGATCCGGAGTATATTAAATCAAAAATGATTCATGGAAATTCCGTTATTGCTTTTTGTAATGAAAAGTTAGCGGGTTTTAGTTATCTTGATATTTTTCAAAATAAAGAATTTGTCGTCAATTCCGGTTTGATTGTTTTTCCCGAATTTAGAAAACAAGGATTGGCTAAAATTATTAAAATTAAAATATTCGAACTTTCCAAAAAAAAATTTCCTCATTCTAAAATTTTTAGTATTACAACAAGTAATCCAGTTATTAAAATAAATACTGAATTGGGTTTTAAGCCCGTTTCTTTTAACGAACTTACCCAATCAGAAGATTTTTGGAAAGGATGTCAAAGTTGCGCAAATTTTGACATTCTAACTAGAAATCATAGAAAAATGTGTCTATGTACTGGTCTTTTATATAATCCTAATACGGATACTAAAATTTATAATAATAAAAAAAATTATTTGTATCCAGGAGATAAGATTATTTTAGCTTATAGTGGGGGATTAGATACCTCTTATTGTTTAAGATATCTGATACAGGAAGGATACGATGTTCATACAGTAATTATTAATACGGGAGGATTCCATCAAGAAGAATTGAAAAAAATTGAAAAAAGAGCTTTAAGTATTGGATCTAAATCTCATAGAACTATTGATGCTATAGAAGAATACTATCAAAATTGTATAAAATATCTCATATTTGGTAATATTCTTAAGAATAATACTTATCCACTTTCAGTAAGTTCAGGAAGAATTTTTCAGGCTATTAAAATAGCACAATACGCCACTTTTATTCAAGCGAAAGCAATTGCTCATGGTAGTACAGGAGCAGGAAATGATCAAATCAGATTTGATATAGCTTTTCAAATTCTTTGCCCAGAAAAAATAACTTTATCTCCTATAAGAGATAGAAAAATATCTAGAAAAGAAGAAATTGAATATTTAAAAAATCAAGGAATATCTATTTGTTGGGATCAAGCTATATATTCTATAAATAAAGGAATTTGGGGAACTAGTATAGGAGGAAAAGAAACTCTTACTTCTTATCACGATTTTCCGGAAGAGTTTTATCCAAGTAAATTAATAAAAAGTAAAAGTGAAAAATTAGAATTAGAATTTGAAAAAGGAGAATTAGTGGGAGTTAATCAAGAAAAAGAAAATGCTATAAAAAATATAATAAAAATTGAAAAAATAGCTTCAGAATTCGCTATAGGAAGGGGGATACATATAGGAGATACTATTTTAGGTATTAAAGGAAGAGTCGCTTTTGAAGCATCAGCTGCAATTATTATTATTAAAGCTCATCATTTATTGGAGAAACATATTCTTACAAAATGGCAGCTTTATTGGAAAGAACAACTATCTAATTGGTATGGGATGTTACTTCATGAAGCTCAATATTTAGATCCTGTTATGCGTGATATAGAAAAATTTCTAAAAAGCACACAAAAAAGATTAACCGGAACTGTAAATATTATTCTATATCCTTATCGATTTCATTTAGTAGGAATAAAGTCTAAGTTTGATTTAATGGCTTCTTCTTCTAACAATATATCGGATAAATATGGAGAAATGAATTATGCTTGGACTGCAGAAGATGTTAAGGGATTTACAAAAATATTAAGCAATCAAATGAAAATGTATCACAATTTAAATAAAAAAGAAAAATGA
- a CDS encoding aspartate aminotransferase family protein: MKLFDVYPILNIELNKGEGVYVFDTKGNMYLDFYGGHAVISIGHSHPYYIQSLIEQIHKISYYSNSVSISQKNKLSNLLGSISGYEDYSLFLCNSGTESNENALKIASFHTGKKKMIFFKGAFHGRTSGSISVTDNYKLVSPFNAQHETILIDYRNIDLLEEKLKNQDICAVITEGIQGLSGIIDPGSYFFYKVRDLCKRYDVILIIDEVQSGYGRTGSFFSHQLYDSIRPDLITIAKGMGNGFPIGGVLIHPKFKSYHGMLGSTFGGNYLACTAGISVLEIIKKENLIENAKKMGKILLQELRLIPEIKNIRGRGLMIGLEFDFPIQYLKNILIYKEKVFIGTSNNPCILRLLPPLNIRENHIELFMNKLKKSLFYLYKKNGK; this comes from the coding sequence ATGAAATTATTTGACGTTTATCCTATTCTAAATATAGAATTAAATAAAGGAGAAGGAGTTTATGTTTTCGATACAAAAGGAAATATGTATTTAGATTTTTATGGAGGACATGCAGTAATTTCCATTGGACATTCACATCCATATTATATTCAATCTTTAATAGAACAGATCCACAAAATATCCTATTATTCTAATAGTGTTTCTATTTCTCAAAAAAATAAATTGTCAAATTTACTTGGAAGTATTTCAGGATATGAAGATTATTCTTTATTTCTATGTAATTCTGGAACAGAATCTAATGAAAATGCACTAAAAATAGCTTCTTTTCATACGGGTAAAAAAAAGATGATATTTTTTAAAGGGGCTTTTCATGGAAGAACTAGTGGAAGTATTTCGGTAACGGATAACTATAAATTGGTATCTCCTTTTAATGCTCAACATGAAACTATACTTATAGATTATAGAAATATTGATTTATTAGAAGAAAAATTAAAGAATCAAGATATTTGTGCGGTAATTACGGAAGGAATACAAGGTCTATCTGGAATCATAGATCCCGGTTCTTATTTTTTTTATAAAGTTAGAGATCTTTGCAAAAGATACGATGTCATATTGATTATTGATGAGGTACAAAGTGGATATGGAAGAACAGGATCTTTTTTTTCTCACCAATTGTATGATTCTATACGACCAGATTTAATTACTATAGCTAAAGGAATGGGGAACGGTTTTCCAATAGGAGGAGTATTAATACATCCTAAATTTAAATCCTATCATGGAATGTTAGGAAGTACGTTTGGAGGAAATTATTTAGCTTGCACAGCTGGAATATCTGTATTGGAAATTATAAAAAAAGAAAATCTAATTGAAAATGCAAAAAAAATGGGAAAAATACTGTTACAAGAATTGCGTCTCATTCCTGAAATTAAAAATATCAGAGGAAGGGGACTCATGATAGGTCTCGAATTTGATTTTCCCATTCAATATTTGAAAAATATTTTAATTTATAAAGAAAAAGTATTTATCGGTACATCTAATAATCCATGTATTTTACGATTACTTCCTCCACTTAATATTAGAGAAAATCATATAGAATTATTTATGAATAAATTAAAAAAATCCTTATTCTATTTATATAAAAAAAATGGAAAATAA
- the carA gene encoding glutamine-hydrolyzing carbamoyl-phosphate synthase small subunit gives MENNKRRKRAILMLEDGIKYEAYHFGAPVSSSGEIVFNTAMTGYTESITDPSYKGQILTYTYPLIGNYGIPFSSSCKESISKFYESDRIQISGLIISYYSNRPSHWNMRLSLSDWLYKNGVPGLYGIDTRYIAKKLRKMGGSMLGKILMNNDEDIPFYDPNQDNLSDQVSIHEKIIYGNGKYKILLVDFGLKNNILRCLLQRDCTIIRVPWNYDFTGEEYDGLVLSNGPGNPKIYEKPIHYIRLAMKKERPIFGICLGNQLLGIAAGGDTYKLQYAHRGHNQPVLSLKTGKSFITSQNHGYVLDAKNISKEWKIFFKNLNDDTCEGIIHDYKPFFSVQFHPEASSGPMDTEFLFDFFINSIVRSNTIK, from the coding sequence ATGGAAAATAATAAAAGAAGAAAAAGAGCTATCCTTATGTTGGAAGATGGAATAAAGTATGAAGCTTATCATTTTGGGGCTCCAGTATCCTCTTCTGGAGAAATTGTATTTAATACGGCAATGACTGGTTATACAGAAAGTATAACAGATCCATCTTACAAAGGTCAAATATTGACTTATACTTATCCATTAATAGGAAACTACGGAATTCCATTTTCTTCTTCTTGTAAAGAATCCATTTCTAAATTTTATGAATCCGATAGGATTCAAATTTCTGGACTTATTATTTCTTATTATTCTAACCGTCCATCCCATTGGAATATGAGACTTTCTCTATCTGATTGGTTGTATAAAAATGGAGTTCCTGGATTATATGGAATAGATACAAGATACATTGCAAAAAAACTGAGAAAAATGGGGGGATCTATGTTAGGAAAAATTTTAATGAACAATGATGAAGATATTCCTTTTTATGACCCTAATCAGGATAATCTTTCTGATCAAGTATCTATTCATGAAAAAATCATATATGGAAATGGAAAATATAAAATATTACTTGTAGATTTTGGTTTAAAAAATAATATTTTACGTTGTCTTTTACAAAGAGATTGTACTATTATAAGAGTACCATGGAATTATGATTTTACGGGGGAAGAATATGATGGATTAGTTCTTTCTAATGGACCTGGAAATCCTAAAATTTATGAAAAACCTATACATTATATTCGTTTAGCTATGAAAAAGGAACGACCTATATTTGGAATTTGTTTGGGGAATCAACTACTTGGAATTGCTGCAGGAGGAGATACTTATAAATTACAATATGCACATAGAGGACATAATCAGCCCGTTTTATCATTAAAAACTGGAAAAAGTTTTATCACATCACAAAACCATGGCTATGTATTGGATGCAAAAAATATTTCTAAAGAGTGGAAAATATTTTTTAAAAATTTAAATGATGATACTTGTGAAGGGATTATTCATGATTATAAACCTTTTTTCTCGGTACAATTTCATCCAGAAGCTTCAAGTGGACCTATGGATACCGAATTTTTATTCGATTTTTTTATAAATTCAATTGTTAGAAGTAATACAATAAAGTAA
- the carB gene encoding carbamoyl-phosphate synthase (glutamine-hydrolyzing) large subunit: protein MKIEKVLILGSGALKIGEAGEFDYSGTQALKALKEEGIYTILINPNIATVQTSKEIADKIYFLPLTLFFIKSVIDKEKPKGILLSFGGQTALNCGIQLFQEGVIEKYKIQVLGTPMESIINSEDRDLFRKKLTHINIKTAKSFVVHSIDEAISYSMDIGFPVIIRSAYTLGGLGSGLAKNINDLKKIVNKAFSYSSQIVVEEYLIGWKEIEYEIVRDKYDNCISVCNMENFDPIGIHTGESIVVAPSQTLTNSEYYTLRKLAICIARHFNIIGECNVQFALDTSSEDYRVIEVNARLSRSSALASKATGYPLAFVAAKLAVGYGLHELRNYVTKNTSAFFEPALDYVVCKIPRWDLKKFYGVSNTIGSSMKSVGEVMSIGGSFEEALQKGIRMLDIGKQGFINVNKKKLGSIHLLKESIKQPTDQRIFFLEEALEEGISMKEIHDLTKIDLWFLYQLDNIFQTKKKIDQFDNWKDIPDELLQEAKKKGFSDMQIAGIFFMKKKNKSNNIYHLEQEIREYRKEKNIIPYVRQIDTLASEYPAHTNYLYLTYHSIQHDIIYEEDEKSVITLGSGVYRIGSSVEFDWCCVNALNTIKKESYRSIMINYNPETVSTDFDVCDRLYFEELTLERVLDIIELEKPKGTIVSMGGQIPNNLVLKLYEKKINILGTSPISIDKVENRYKFSHAMDDLRIEQPRWKELSDFDSIHQFIKEVDFPILVRPSYVLSGADMNVISNQEELQYYLSEKVVSISPEYPLIITEFIKNAKEIELDAVSQNGEILYYAISEHVEFAGVHSGDATLVYPPHNLYVSTLKVVINTSKKISKYFNISGPFNIQFLSKDNEVKVIECNLRASRSFPFVSKVSNFNMIELATQVILGKKKNKIEPNFFITNFLGVKASQFSFSRLQNADPILGVDMTSTGEVGCLGNTFDEALLKSMLSVGYIIPKKNILISGGPIRSKLDLLEGIKLLHRKGYILYATEGTNNFLSNNGIPSIKVYWPNVKKYSNVIELIKNRKLDLIINIPKNLSKPELDNDYTIRRYAVDFNIPLLTNTRLAKVFIQAFCNLSMDQLFIKDWNEYK from the coding sequence ATGAAAATAGAGAAAGTACTTATACTGGGATCAGGTGCATTAAAAATAGGAGAAGCTGGTGAATTTGATTATTCTGGAACACAAGCATTAAAAGCCCTTAAAGAGGAGGGCATTTATACGATATTGATTAATCCGAACATTGCAACTGTTCAAACTTCGAAAGAAATTGCTGATAAAATTTATTTTCTTCCTTTGACGTTGTTTTTTATTAAAAGTGTTATCGATAAGGAAAAACCGAAAGGGATTTTATTGTCTTTCGGGGGACAGACTGCATTAAATTGTGGAATTCAACTTTTCCAAGAAGGAGTTATAGAAAAATATAAAATTCAAGTTCTAGGAACCCCTATGGAATCTATTATTAACAGTGAAGATAGAGATTTATTCCGAAAAAAGTTAACTCATATCAACATAAAAACGGCAAAAAGTTTTGTAGTTCATTCTATAGATGAAGCTATTTCCTATTCTATGGATATAGGGTTTCCTGTTATCATTAGATCAGCTTATACCCTAGGAGGCTTAGGTAGTGGTTTGGCTAAGAATATTAATGATTTAAAAAAAATAGTCAATAAAGCTTTTTCTTATTCTTCTCAAATTGTTGTAGAAGAATATTTAATTGGATGGAAAGAAATTGAATATGAAATAGTAAGAGATAAATACGATAATTGTATTTCTGTATGTAATATGGAAAACTTTGATCCTATAGGAATTCATACAGGAGAAAGTATCGTAGTTGCTCCATCTCAAACTTTAACAAATTCTGAATATTATACCTTACGAAAATTAGCTATATGTATTGCTAGACATTTTAACATAATTGGAGAATGTAACGTCCAATTTGCATTAGATACAAGTTCAGAAGATTACCGTGTTATTGAAGTTAATGCACGTCTATCTCGTTCAAGTGCTCTTGCTTCCAAAGCAACTGGGTATCCATTAGCCTTTGTCGCTGCTAAATTAGCTGTAGGATACGGATTGCATGAATTAAGGAATTATGTAACTAAAAACACTTCTGCTTTTTTTGAGCCAGCTTTGGATTACGTAGTATGTAAAATTCCTAGGTGGGACCTAAAAAAATTTTATGGAGTTTCTAATACAATTGGAAGTAGTATGAAAAGTGTAGGAGAAGTTATGTCTATTGGAGGTTCTTTTGAAGAAGCTTTACAAAAAGGAATCCGTATGTTAGATATAGGAAAACAAGGATTCATAAACGTGAATAAAAAGAAATTGGGATCTATTCATTTATTGAAAGAATCTATAAAACAACCTACAGATCAAAGAATTTTCTTTTTAGAAGAAGCTTTAGAAGAAGGTATTTCTATGAAAGAAATACATGATTTAACAAAGATTGATCTATGGTTTTTATATCAACTCGATAATATTTTTCAAACAAAAAAAAAGATAGATCAATTTGATAATTGGAAAGATATTCCGGATGAATTATTACAAGAAGCTAAAAAAAAAGGTTTTTCGGATATGCAGATAGCTGGTATTTTTTTTATGAAAAAAAAGAATAAAAGTAATAATATTTATCATTTAGAACAAGAAATAAGAGAATATAGAAAAGAAAAAAATATAATTCCATATGTTCGTCAAATTGATACTTTAGCTTCTGAATATCCAGCACATACCAATTATTTATATTTAACTTATCATTCTATTCAACATGATATTATTTATGAAGAAGATGAAAAATCCGTTATTACACTGGGGTCTGGTGTCTATAGAATTGGAAGTAGTGTAGAATTTGATTGGTGTTGTGTCAATGCATTAAATACTATTAAGAAAGAATCTTATAGATCCATTATGATTAATTATAATCCAGAAACTGTAAGCACTGATTTTGATGTATGTGATCGGTTGTACTTTGAAGAGTTGACTTTAGAACGAGTGTTAGACATTATTGAACTAGAAAAACCTAAAGGGACCATTGTATCCATGGGGGGACAAATTCCTAATAATTTAGTTTTGAAACTTTATGAAAAAAAGATAAATATATTAGGAACTTCTCCTATTTCTATAGATAAAGTGGAAAATAGATACAAATTTTCTCATGCAATGGATGATTTAAGAATTGAACAACCTAGATGGAAAGAATTATCCGATTTTGATTCTATTCATCAATTTATCAAAGAAGTAGATTTTCCTATATTAGTTCGACCATCGTATGTTCTTTCAGGTGCGGATATGAATGTAATTTCTAACCAAGAAGAACTTCAATATTATCTTAGTGAAAAAGTAGTATCTATATCTCCTGAATATCCATTGATCATTACAGAATTTATAAAAAATGCAAAAGAAATTGAGTTAGATGCTGTTTCTCAAAATGGAGAAATTTTGTATTATGCTATATCAGAACACGTAGAGTTCGCAGGAGTCCATTCTGGAGATGCTACTTTGGTCTATCCTCCACATAATCTATATGTATCTACCTTAAAGGTAGTTATTAATACATCTAAAAAAATATCGAAATATTTTAATATATCTGGTCCTTTTAATATTCAATTTTTATCTAAAGATAATGAAGTAAAAGTAATTGAATGCAATTTGAGAGCCTCAAGGAGTTTTCCTTTTGTATCAAAAGTTTCTAATTTTAATATGATTGAATTAGCTACTCAAGTTATTCTTGGAAAAAAGAAAAATAAAATAGAACCTAATTTTTTTATTACAAATTTTTTAGGAGTAAAAGCTTCCCAATTTTCTTTTTCTCGTTTACAAAATGCAGATCCTATTTTAGGTGTTGATATGACTTCCACAGGAGAAGTAGGATGTTTAGGAAATACTTTTGATGAAGCACTTTTAAAGTCTATGCTTTCTGTTGGTTATATTATTCCAAAAAAAAATATATTGATATCTGGAGGTCCTATTAGATCAAAATTAGACCTTTTAGAAGGGATCAAACTATTACATAGAAAAGGATATATATTATATGCTACAGAAGGAACCAATAATTTTTTATCCAATAATGGAATTCCTTCTATCAAAGTTTATTGGCCTAATGTAAAGAAATATTCCAATGTTATTGAATTAATTAAAAATAGAAAATTGGATCTTATTATTAATATTCCAAAAAATTTAAGTAAACCAGAATTGGATAACGATTATACAATAAGACGTTATGCCGTAGATTTTAATATTCCTTTACTTACTAATACACGTTTAGCCAAAGTTTTTATACAAGCATTTTGTAATTTATCTATGGATCAATTATTTATAAAAGATTGGAATGAATATAAATGA
- the argC gene encoding N-acetyl-gamma-glutamyl-phosphate reductase has translation MIEIGIIGGTGYTAGELIRLIIHHPKIKIKSIVSKSNPGRLIHLIHQDLLGEIEGIRFNRELNQEIDIVFLCSGHGQSRKVLNQVSDNTKVIDLSQDFRMINQSVFNNRNFIYGLPEFQKKEIKKSNNIANPGCFATSILLSVLPLAKNKLLRKDIHISAVTGSTGSGGRLSNTNHFSWRNNNISSYKIFQHQHLQEIEQTIHQIQNNFSSKIYFIPYRGNFSRGIITTLYTHSTLSLTKNREIYEKYYEDHPFVNISDINIDVKQVINTNKCILYLLKEKDHLIVISIIDNLIKGASGQAIQNMNLIFNLDETYGLKQLKSVRF, from the coding sequence ATGATTGAAATAGGTATTATAGGAGGAACTGGATATACTGCAGGAGAATTAATTAGATTAATCATTCATCATCCTAAAATAAAGATAAAAAGTATAGTAAGCAAAAGTAATCCAGGAAGATTGATTCATTTGATTCATCAAGATTTATTAGGAGAAATAGAAGGAATTCGGTTTAACCGTGAATTAAATCAAGAAATTGATATAGTATTTCTTTGTTCTGGACATGGACAATCTAGAAAAGTATTGAATCAAGTATCGGATAATACAAAGGTAATTGATCTTAGTCAAGATTTTAGGATGATCAATCAATCCGTTTTTAATAATAGAAATTTTATATACGGTCTTCCAGAATTTCAAAAAAAAGAAATAAAAAAATCGAATAATATAGCCAATCCTGGATGTTTTGCTACATCCATACTTTTATCTGTTCTTCCATTAGCTAAAAATAAATTATTAAGAAAAGATATTCATATTAGTGCTGTAACCGGTTCAACCGGATCTGGAGGAAGACTTAGTAATACAAACCATTTCAGTTGGAGAAACAATAATATCTCTTCGTATAAAATATTCCAACATCAGCATTTACAGGAAATTGAACAAACTATTCATCAAATACAAAATAATTTTTCTTCTAAAATTTATTTTATTCCTTATAGAGGTAATTTTTCTAGAGGAATTATAACCACTTTATATACTCATTCTACACTTTCTTTGACAAAAAATAGAGAAATATATGAAAAATATTATGAAGATCATCCATTTGTAAATATTTCGGATATCAACATCGATGTTAAACAAGTGATAAACACTAATAAATGTATTTTATATCTTCTTAAAGAAAAAGATCATTTGATTGTTATAAGCATTATAGACAATCTTATAAAAGGAGCATCTGGACAAGCTATACAAAATATGAATCTTATATTTAATTTAGATGAAACTTATGGGTTAAAACAATTAAAATCCGTTCGTTTTTGA